In one Sander vitreus isolate 19-12246 unplaced genomic scaffold, sanVit1 ctg386_0, whole genome shotgun sequence genomic region, the following are encoded:
- the LOC144513942 gene encoding LOW QUALITY PROTEIN: SE-cephalotoxin-like (The sequence of the model RefSeq protein was modified relative to this genomic sequence to represent the inferred CDS: substituted 1 base at 1 genomic stop codon), whose product IEFETREKVDRSLAVVNSFLTVVKEGIEKIDTKKLSAVLKSLANVASLAPGVGVLVASFVNMVLVLIPLDDPVLNEVKKGFVEVNRKLDLLSIKISNLATDVEWFNYTSVYSQDELRILNAWKKFNELLQNSQKNEEQKLRLAETFVNYYENTGTEASVANLFHYLTVKDTSLSGNLNELLRKKFKCDVQEIGKYNVYFSSLLWKGMVLNQFYWKLISLDILGIVTKHTQMFNNVHAAQKSALEYCLTNHMEYVMEDVVEISKGLSADKKQAIADKVKKALDKKYNWYNCTHQEEHYELNXLTKVSVDTIIADVKYDNYVIQAADKCFEPYQPCDIKYKTNNCIYFPPKSNPHADQMKLIFKDFAKATHAAYGNEFAEAPAPLCHRYCEPRTWYPRKISIYYSRRLPVCQGETCSNHGMCKQLMDSNERMCNCLEGYYGERCEERTQMNSTIAIDLQVVPDISTIDTKIKLKEMKLENKLEENLKSINDRCRG is encoded by the coding sequence atagagtttGAAACCAGAGAGAAAGTGGATAGATCTCTGGCAGTGGTAAACAGCTTCCTCACTGTCGTCAAAGAAGGGAttgaaaagattgataccaaaAAGTTGTCAGCTGTGTTAAAGAGTCTCGCCAACGTCGCTAGCTTGGCGCCTGGCGTCGGAGTTCTGGTTGCGTCTTTTGTTAACATGGTCTTGGTATTAATCCCTCTGGATGACCCGGTGCTGAACGAGGTGAAGAAAGGGTTTGTTGAAGTGAACAGGAAGCTGGACTTGCTCTCGATCAAGATCTCCAACCTGGCAACAGACGTAGAATGGTTTAACTACACCAGCGTCTACTCTCAAGACGAGCTCCGCATCCTCAACGCCTGGAAGAAGTTCAATGAGCTTCTTCAGAACAGTCAGAAAAATGAAGAGCAGAAACTCCGACTGGCAGAGACATTCGTCAACTACTATGAGAACACAGGAACTGAGGCCAGTGTGGCCAACCTCTTCCATTACCTGACGGTCAAAGACACGTCTCTCAGTGGAAACCTCAACGAACTGCTGAGGAAGAAGTTTAAATGTGACGTTCAAGAGATCGGTAAATATAACGTCTATTTCAGCAGTTTGCTGTGGAAGGGGATGGTGCTGAACCAGTTCTACTGGAAACTGATCAGTTTGGATATATTAGGCATAGTAACCAAACACACCCAGATGTTTAACAATGTCCACGCAGCTCAGAAATCAGCTCTGGAATACTGCCTGACCAACCACATGGAGTATGTGATGGAAGATGTGGTGGAGATCAGCAAAGGACTCAGTGCTGACAAGAAACAAGCCATCGCTGATAAGGTGAAAAAAGCTCTGGATAAGAAGTACAACTGGTACAACTGCACACACCAGGAAGAACATTACGAACTAAATTAATTAACTAAGGTCAGCGTGGACACGATCATAGCAGATGTAAAGTATGATAACTACGTTATCCAAGCAGCTGATAAATGCTTTGAACCATATCAACCATGCGATATTAAGTACAAAACAAATAACTGTATATATTTTCCTCCAAAGTCTAATCCACATGCGGACCAGATGAAATTGATCTTTAAAGATTTTGCTAAAGCGACACATGCTGCCTATGGGAATGAGTTTGCTGAGGCCCCAGCACCCTTATGCCATCGTTACTGTGAGCCACGAACCTGGTATCCAAGAAAGATTTCCATCTATTACTCCCGGAGGTTGCCTGTCTGCCAAGGTGAAACATGTAGCAACCATGGAATGTGCAAGCAGCTTATGGATTCCAATGAACGGATGTGTAATTGTTTGGAGGGTTACTATGGTGAGAGATGTGAAGAGAGAACCCAAATGAACTCCACTATAGCGATCGATTTACAAGTTGTACCTGACATCAGCACCATTGACACCAAAATCAAATTGAAGGAGATGAAACTGGAAAACAAACTGGAAGAGAATCTCAAGTCTATCAATGACAGATGTCGTGGCTAG